A region of Leishmania panamensis strain MHOM/PA/94/PSC-1 chromosome 33 sequence DNA encodes the following proteins:
- a CDS encoding hypothetical protein (TriTrypDB/GeneDB-style sysID: LpmP.33.0850), whose amino-acid sequence MRTLLSAAGPRLTSDFEGAQEMFLHHIFDDAKEVALYSTTRRPEAFLRPEPAATGGAPEGGFQWQLMPLSAALKDMETVLQDMLRHEQQCCVKGESAGLSANSVVRFWRAMLEQAFLAQYCDLEALNYGDVAAPGAPQHWLHHIYPYDYSRQPAELRRRLERGIRALLCASAYTLHIHWEQHMARHPPSDDAAKILGLEFVMLWWWANPDQIPIELSLAATRLPPPTLQSLRQREFSAESPVLERHGDGKQPTLTPPQGVNISITPVSVEQHLKHYLALLSDSASTDARTHPQSEQQLQRQRRRSAVLRHGGLLCPAAMFPPAYQDALCAHLTRVHSRKKITTCPLFPRLVEVALAVATSSSAAPCADGGSSSSIPPSQRESLSAAARRGREIALQLCQEWLWPVICGRASPHAVPSTGQPLLRSGTTATHASSRTTSMETVKDWAVLIAAVAAVSQVRGNLLALRRASGANTRERSDRAHRAAISGAGCSGTEESLAVASERATSLARVRNHLYLPLMRALLIGPADVPSTDDERVLDVSGATAPTDMPGWVALVFACVAACFEEAGMLQHDIARQPATPARLWCLLFHSMCDTFPNVFHSGSTVTIMWTLLALEGVCAGPSLYYSTYRPTTTGKAQTMSAWLSTVAAWNGSEVLAAEFLQLAGLPSCAEESKATTACTLCPRTERCQRTAFVISAAMVEALANDGGLRGSGVGASTTQLRHGRRHGRVTPLPSFASAPSPALPLQLSSPAELAQAQAYLTSCVELSEEVVTVSIEIFRRYATLPVLVPDVETLSSIEPIASAAHVGEERHGRSRGKPPTETALLRPQRHPSLMVLLRLLQVVAMFGEAGSPADADGSGLVNCVVDDVIGACHPVVDVHLRKLRAYAAAVSGRSGALALLHNETIRGALNDISPSLGRQRLMKALLWSGLPAAAPEKGEEAEVAVYGSGSLAWYVLERNQQRFLAFTPPSASAAAFIDTTEDEHHKRQLSSTHDASETGNDAADDANTFAEVVSCLDEVLRHLWQLAIAIPDAGRIALCLYPCMDDGLMGRSGPDTSTSSSETVVNRSGEGASVPTNCGSDGVVDNESDSAPANSDEDALPTLHAATTGADRPDALTYKSVAVLESTADDFLEAEVERVDTPADWNGSNLHVDVDCDDGVVAVMPAAYGAHAPLVTASLWDSCAAVRSSATRHAARRKDGVVTTTGIGEGLNANHQDSSEGAGECNTVTRLGDHRALAQTLLLATPAAQHIFYSLLDVLSWTVMPQTSSADTTTGLALACPLGHAHLPGDRGRHWCERLAANYGKCVSVWEAHCTLTKESTTATPGAAALCRPQTMEHVALLLLQSCPDVYVVGLLLLAMAGGTEDPQRMSPSALEAFARRVQGAGSLLPWSVESSVAQLLFHAGVTAAGVQRWRGMHRSKVDSESRCGRGGAASTALVHVAVHRNLLQSVQRKVSTLSRCGGTSDLASNVKHDLLLSIGSLLLCSLEQRSAEGSRCRALYRYNAYVNEFLLHCMPGAEESGFAPSSPPTKGKVITALRVVLPSVQLSSPSPGSTPPQQMASLRLAWQRRMGCTEKAALRSSFRSRDLHVTPDMAKGTRSNTSLHTTKSELNEDDANHYVAAFA is encoded by the coding sequence ATGAGGACCTTATTATCTGCCGCCGGCCCTCGACTGACAAGCGACTTTGAGGGTGCGCAGGAGATGTTTCTGCATCACATCTTCGACGATGCCAAGGAGGTTGCATTGTACTCGACCACTCGCCGGCCAGAGGCTTTCCTGCGACCTGAGCCAGCGGCAACCGGCGGCGCCCCGGAGGGTGGCTTTCAGTGGCAGCTTATGCCGTTAtcagcggcgctgaaggaCATGGAGACTGTCCTGCAGGATATGCTACGGCATGAGCAACAGTGTTGTGTCAAGGGTGAGTCGGCCGGGCTCTCCGCCAACTCTGTCGTGAGGTTTTGGCGTGCTATGCTGGAGCAGGCGTTCCTGGCGCAGTACTGTGATCTCGAAGCACTGAATTACGGCGACGTAGCGGCACCCGGCGCACCCCAACACTGGTTACACCACATCTACCCTTATGACTACTCCCGGCAACCGGCCGAACTGCGGCGGCGACTCGAACGCGGCATccgtgcgcttctctgcgcgTCCGCTTATACACTTCATATTCACTGGGAGCAGCACATGGCACGCCACCCTCCTTCCGATGACGCCGCGAAGATATTGGGGCTCGAGTTTGTcatgctgtggtggtgggctaACCCTGATCAAATTCCAATCGAGCTATCCCTCGCTGCGACTCgactgccaccaccgacgctgcagtcgctgcgaCAGCGGGAGTTCTCGGCGGAATCGCCAGTGCTGGAACGCCACGGCGATGGCAAGCAGCCAACACTGACACCGCCGCAAGGAGTGAATATCTCAATAACACCAGTCTCTGTTGAGCAACACTTGAAGCACTACCTTGCTCTCCTCTCGGACTCGGCCAGTACTGATGCGCGTACCCATCCTCAGtctgagcagcagctgcagcgacagcggcgtcgcagcgCTGTACTCCGTCATGGTGGTCTTCTCTGCCCGGCAGCTATGTTCCCTCCTGCATACCAAGACGCACTCTGTGCACACTTAACCCGCGTGCATAGTCGGAAAAAAATCACTACGTGTCCCTTGTTCCCGCGCTTGGTGGAGGTGGCTCTGGCAGTGGCCACATCCAGCTCGGCGGCCCCATGTGCGGACGGCGGGTCAAGCTCGTCTATACCCCCCTCCCAGCGCGAGTCTCtgagcgccgctgcccgcCGCGGTCGAGAAATCGCCCTTCAGCTCTGCCAAGAGTGGTTGTGGCCAGTGATATGCGGCCGAGCTTCGCCCCATGCAGTGCCATCGACCGGACAGCCGCTTCTCCGTTctggcaccaccgccacccacgcGTCATCGCGCACTACGTCGATGGAGACAGTCAAGGACTGGGCTGTGCTGATagcggccgtggcggcggtgtctcAGGTGCGAGGCAACCTGCTCGCGCTACGGCGTGCGAGCGGAGCGAATACGCGAGAAAGGTCTGACAGGGCACATCGTGCCGCCATTTCTGGAGCTGGCTGCAGTGGTACTGAAGAATCGCTTGCTGTGGCGTCGGAGAGGGCCACAAGCCTCGCTCGCGTTCGTAACCACCTCTACCTGCCGCTGATGCGAGCCTTGCTGATTGGCCCGGCAGACGTGCCGTCTACTGACGACGAGCGCGTTCTCGATGTGTCCGGTGCAACAGCGCCAACCGACATGCCCGGTTGGGTTGCCCTTGTCTTCGCGTGCGTGGCCGCCTGCTTCGAGGAGGCCGGGATGCTGCAACACGACATAGCCCGACAGCCTGCCACCCCTGCGCGACTCTGgtgccttctctttcactccaTGTGCGACACGTTCCCCAACGTCTTTCACTCGGGCAGCACGGTGACAATCATGTGGACACTGCTGGCGCTCGAGGGAGTTTGCGCGGGGCCGTCACTCTACTACAGCACCTATCGCCCGACAACTACTGGCAAGGCACAGACGATGTCAGCGTGGCTGAGCACAGTAGCAGCGTGGAATGGCTCTGAAGTGCTCGCGGCCGAGTTTCTCCAGTTAGCAGGACTGCCGAGCTGCGCCGAGGAAAGCAAGGCTACAACTGCATGCACACTGTGCCCGCGGACAGAGCGATGCCAGCGGACTGCGTTTGTTATCTCTGCTGCCATGGTCGAAGCGCTCGCTAACGACGGAGGCCTGAGAGGCTCGGGTGTCGGAGCGTCCACCACGCAACTGAGGCATGGAAGGCGGCACGGCAGAGTcacgcctcttccctcgttcGCCAGCGCCCCGTCTCCTGCATTACCGCTGCAACTGAGCTCCCCAGCTGAACTCGCTCAAGCGCAGGCTTATCTCACCTCCTGTGTGGAGCTCTCTGAGGAGGTGGTAACGGTGTCCATCGAGATCTTCCGGCGATACGCGACTCTACCGGTATTGGTACCTGACGTAGAGACGCTGTCCTCCATCGAGCCTATTGCATCGGCGGCCCATGTGGGCGAGGAGAGACACGGCCGCAGCCGTGGCAAGCCGCCCACAGAAACAGCGTTGTTGCGACCTCAGAGGCACCCATCGTTGATGGtgcttctccgccttctccaggtGGTGGCAATGTTCGGTGAAGCCGGAAGCCCTGCAGATGCCGACGGTTCTGGTCTCGTGAACTGCGTCGTGGATGACGTGATAGGTGCCTGTCATCCTGTGGTTGACGTGCACCTGCGCAAACTACGTGCctacgcggcggcggtgtcagggagaagcggtgccttggcgctgctgcacaacgAAACAATTCGGGGTGCACTAAATGATATTTCTCCTTCCCTagggcggcagcgtctcATGAAGGCATTGCTATGGTCTGGTCTgccagccgccgcgccggagaaaggcgaggaagcagaggtggcggtgtACGGCAGCGGCTCTCTTGCATGGTACGTACTGGAGAGAAACCAACAGCGGTTCCTCGCCTTCACCCCACCCagcgcgtctgctgctgctttcatCGACACAACGGAGGATGAACACCACAAGCGGCAGCTATCCTCCACCCACGACGCAAGCGAGACGGGCAACGACGCAGCCGATGACGCCAACACCTTTGCAGAGGTGGTGTCTTGCTTGGATGAGGTTCTGCGGCACCTTTGGCAGTTGGCGATCGCCATCCCAGACGCGGGTCGCATTGCACTCTGCCTTTACCCGTGCATGGATGACGGATTGATGGGGCGCAGTGGCCCAGACACATCCACGAGCTCTTCGGAAACGGTAGTCAACAGGTCTGGTGAAGGCGCGTCTGTGCCAACTAACTGCGGTAGTGATGGCGTGGTCGACAATGAATCCGACTCAGCTCCGGCAAACAGCGATGAGGATGCACTACCAACTCTGCACGCTGCAACCACGGGCGCAGACAGACCCGACGCATTGACGTACAAAAGTGTTGCCGTCTTAGAAAGCACCGCGGACGACTTCCTCGAGGCTGAAGTTGAGAGGGTTGACACTCCTGCGGATTGGAACGGGAGCAACTTGCACGTGGACGTTGACTGCGACGACGGTGTGGTGGCTGTCATGCCTGCAGCATATGGTGCGCACGCACCACTGGTCACCGCATCCCTGTGGGACTCGTGCGCTGCGGTTAGGTCATCCGCGACTCGCCACGCAGCAAGACGCAAAGATGGCGTAGTCACTACGACCGGCATCGGTGAAGGACTCAACGCAAACCACCAAGACTCAAGCGAAGGCGCAGGCGAGTGCAACACCGTCACACGCCTTGGCGACCATCGCGCATTAGcccagacgctgctgcttgccaCACCCGCCGCGCAGCACATCTTCTACTCGCTGCTGGACGTGCTCTCTTGGACAGTTATGCCACAGACCTCTTCGGCAGATACGACGACGGGTTTAGCGCTCGCATGTCCGCTGGGACACGCCCATCTGCCCGGCGACCGTGGCCGCCATTGGTGTGAACGACTGGCCGCCAATTACGGCaagtgcgtgtctgtgtgggagGCGCACTGCACGCTCACCAAAGAGAGCACCACAGCCACTCCGGGGGCGGCTGCACTTTGTCGGCCACAGACCATGGAGCATGtagcgcttcttctcttgcagTCGTGCCCTGACGTCTATGTTGTGGGATTGCTGTTGCTTGCTATGGCAGGTGGCACAGAAGACCCTCAGCGCATGTCACCCAGTGCACTGGAGGCATTTGCGCGACGTGTGCAGGGCGCTGGCTCGCTGCTCCCATGGTCTGTGGAGTCGTCTGTAGCGCAACTTCTTTTTCACGCCGGTGTGACGGCTGCGGgtgtgcagcgctggcgtggGATGCATCGGTCGAAGGTCGATTCGGAgtcgcgctgcggcagaggaggcgctgcgtcgaCGGCACTCGTGCATGTCGCCGTGCATCGAAATCTGCTGCAGAGCGTGCAGAGAAAAGTGAGCACGTTGAGCAGGTGCGGCGGTACCAGTGATCTTGCGTCTAACGTGAAACACGATCTGCTACTCAGCATTGGAAGCCTGCTACTATGCTCTCTGGAGCAGCGAAGCGCTGAGGGGTCGCGGTGCCGAGCACTCTACCGGTACAACGCATATGTGAATGAGTTTCTTCTTCATTGCATGCCTGGTGCAGAGGAAAGCGGGTTTGCGCcatcgtcgccaccgacGAAGGGGAAGGTCATCACCGCCCTACGTGTCGTTCTACCATCTGTCCAGCTGAGCAGTCCGTCACCAGGCAGTACACCTCCGCAGCAGATGGCTTCTCTGCGGCTGGCATGGCAGCGCAGAATGGGGTGTACAGAAAAGGCAGCATTGCGGAGCTCGTTTCGAAGCAGAGATCTCCACGTCACCCCAGACATGGCGAAGGGCACGCGCAGCAACACCTCCCTTCACACAACGAAAAGCGAACTcaacgaggacgacgccAACCATTATGTAGCAGCATTTGCGTGA
- a CDS encoding hypothetical protein (TriTrypDB/GeneDB-style sysID: LpmP.33.0840): MQACSLSQSMVDLSSAPQTPPRPATVTEARECRLSALDTSQSNEGLPGANTGGEAVCTVIGTSLQSAWSSQLDVSATSGPLAHKAQQASAFPPPSPKYEPATLRTAKASPHPCQPSAGADDPLSAAALPQAAEAGATKPQPSTMPQCRSTCSCPSEGDSALEHRLSSTSTSLSVSAIVDSQAHAQEQSASRRNISGAFPETAAAEHLPTPSPSVRRASSTSAATTPSSVGAATSLSDSMRSIPNNMEAEVVVGTSTPTQPLSMRLPGPSSVAGSAVPTASEKSLSSHHSDSGSTLLERFAVFHDLQAFLQWEKEEKESHTCELPHDRDAFNGVFERYHLSRTAAMTAAENDKFGALMCPTNASDHSRERTEDEESLESSVGGFLRGTDTTGHAPITPRLRSRIEKVQQQELEMLRTVPKERHPDIMDFLDSPDVLMRELEGMDAASNGQEDGNRDPTDDVADGVQAPYARLSPQKRPQPVLVSSRSSPTMSVARGSRVRPEGRPPVREVGRVVTPTTEKSGTTESVVRQYRRNGFAASSHSARARETNQAVPRASRRSNGSENGHVGSGDSVFISTPRRRLATEGGSRARFTPMLSCGALSDAIPPSPTTALNSQVTVAAVGVSASTQDPRQRPPVSNTPISSRSEQPLRTASRRGDGYSGSSSSAGTSPPHKAAAPASDDLLPALFSAQEAANTITIVFDLDETLCNNRCLTRPILRPGAELLLHTLRGLCPSPRYKLIDTIHTHTRNQNVSNRLYDEAMYRMGMMPSYYSRVAQRQSANGYHRTSSTLLPGTTETSGAVATDISDATASAGFRSTGEARPATAKDKSPLRLELVLWTASEESLARRAMHYMDPLHKIFDEAIYRDGRWYRDSYYTKELSRLGRSMDRVVIVENSIDSVIRNRNNAILVTSFVRNRLDRQLFLVREVLRDWIWAMKAKLAHQQDAARAASGQQESIEPSTARDLTLHAVSQDAGGACTEKCSDEGGESLVPPYSTPSAARIHRSESIPMQIGHIDTPIRSGDPIHVDPDGNVSLREEIAKRAASAPCCPAARAVSGSAVVQRATLRPLSAMARRASDIVEFLRHHRLILPDSNFLRFQLTAEVMKKLQTTEAALIAAALPPSPAAIEPADAQVVRTLGGVSGSRTTRGGSALPNVTPPSPATAANSAGVPSKMLRSGTVGRALPNGGVASVGGVTADAARLRTSMKEVGTATISTPPPAGSAARTTPDSHLGSPAPNSVACWSETHCDPVRLQRTVSVASKRLVTRET; the protein is encoded by the coding sequence atgCAGGCGTGCAGTCTCTCGCAGTCTATGGTAGACCTTTCGTCAGCACCGCAGACGCCACCGCGACCGGCCACTGTGACCGAAGCGAGGGAATGCCGCTTATCCGCTCTGGATACCTCTCAGTCGAATGAGGGTTTACCAGGGGCAAACACCGGCGGGGAGGCTGTCTGCACCGTTATCGGTACCTCGCTGCAGTCAGCATGGTCTTCGCAGCTGGATGTATCGGCGACTTCTGGCCCACTGGCACACAAGGCGCAACAAGCGTCGGCCTTCCCGCCTCCGTCACCGAAGTATGAGCCGGCAACTCTGCGCACTGCGAAGGCATCACCGCATCCCTGCCAGCCTTCTGCTGGGGCAGATGACCCGCTGTCCGCCGCGGCACTACCccaggcagcagaggccggTGCTACAAAGCCGCAACCCAGTACGATGCCGCAatgccgcagcacctgctctTGCCCTTCGGAAGGGGACTCAGCACTGGAGCATCGCTTGTCATCAACTTCGACTTCTTTGTCTGTTAGCGCGATTGTGGACTCTCAAGCTCATGCACAAGAGCAGTCAGCGTCGAGGCGAAACATTAGCGGCGCTTTTCCAgaaacagcggcagcggagcaTCTACCCACACCCAGCCCAAGCGTGCGGAGGGCGTCGTCCACGTCTGCAGCCACAACACCGTCGTCAGTTGGCGCTGCGACCTCACTATCGGATTCCATGAGGAGCATACCCAACAacatggaggcggaggtcgTCGTCGGAACAAGCACGCCCACGCAGCCACTATCAATGCGATTGCCAGGGCCGAGCAGTGTCGCGGGCTCCGCCGTACCGACTGCTTCGGAGAAGTCACTGTCTTCGCACCACAGTGACTCGGGCTCCACACTGCTGGAACGCTTCGCGGTGTTTCACGACTTGCAGGCGTTCTTGCAgtgggagaaagaggagaaggaatCGCACACGTGTGAGCTGCCGCATGACCGTGATGCGTTTAATGGGGTGTTTGAGAGGTATCATCTGAGTAGaacggcggcgatgacggcggcggaAAATGACAAATTTGGCGCCTTGATGTGCCCGACTAATGCAAGCGACCACAGTCGCGAGAGGacggaggacgaggagtCCCTGGAGAGCTCCGTGGGTGGGTTTCTTCGCGGAACCGACACCACTGGCCACGCGCCCATCACGCCACGCCTTCGCAGCCGCATTgagaaggtgcagcagcaggagctggagatGCTGCGCACTGTCCCAAAGGAACGCCATCCGGATATAATGGATTTCCTCGACTCGCCAGACGTGCTGATGCGAGAGCTGGAGGGGATGGATGCGGCCAGTAATGGCCAAGAGGACGGCAACAGAGACCCCACGGACGACGTGGCGGATGGGGTGCAGGCGCCATATGCTAGACTATCCCCTCAGAAGCGACCGCAGCCTGTGCTCGTGTCGTCGCGTTCTTCACCGACAATGTCGGTTGCACGAGGCAGCCGTGTCAGACCTGAGGGAAGGCCGCCAGTGCGAGAAGTCGGAAGAGTGGTTACCCCCACCACGGAGAAGAGTGGCACCACCGAGTCGGTTGTGAGACAGTACAGGCGGAATGGGTTTGCCGCTTCCTCTCACAGTGCGAGGGCGCGAGAGACAAACCAGGCAGTACCGCGAGCCTCGCGGCGGTCAAACGGCTCGGAGAATGGTCACGtgggcagcggtgacagtgTTTTTATCTCGACACCTCGTAGGCGACTTGCCACTGAGGGCGGCTCCAGGGCTAGGTTCACACCCATGCTGTCTTGCGGTGCTTTGAGTGACGCGATACCACCTTCTCCAACCACGGCCCTGAACAGCCAAGTTACTGTGGCCGCGGTCGGCGTTTCCGCTTCCACTCAGGATCCTCGACAGCGACCGCCCGTTTCCAATACGCCGATCAGCAGTCGGTCAGAGCAACCGTTGCGCACGGCTTCCCGGCGAGGGGACGGCTACAGCGGCTCAtcaagcagcgctggcaccTCCCCGCCCCACAAAGCAGCCGCGCCGGCCTCGGACGATCTTCTGCCAGCGCTCTTTTCGGCCCAGGAGGCGGCGAACACCATCACCATTGTCTTTGACTTGGATGAAACACTCTGCAACAACCGGTGCCTCACCAGACCCATACTTCGACCTGGAGCAGAGCTGCTACTCCACACACTGCGCGGCCTCTGTCCCTCGCCTCGGTATAAACTGATCGACAccatccacacccacactcgCAACCAGAACGTCTCGAATCGACTGTATGATGAGGCGATGTACCGCATGGGCATGATGCCGTCGTACTACTCACGGGTTGCACAGAGGCAGTCGGCGAACGGCTACCACCGCACAAGCAGCACTCTTCTCCCCGGCACTACTGAGACGTCGGGTGCTGTCGCGACCGACATTTCAGATGCGACCGCTTCTGCTGGCTTCCGCAGCACCGGTGAGGCACGCCCTGCCACGGCGAAAGATAAGAGCCCGCTTCGCCTGGAGCTGGTGCTGTGGACGGCGAGCGAAGAGAGCCTAGCTCGGCGCGCCATGCATTATATGGACCCTCTGCACAAGATCTTTGACGAGGCCATTTATCGCGATGGGCGGTGGTATCGTGACTCGTACTACACCAAGGAGCTGTCCCGACTCGGCCGGAGCATGGATCGCGTAGTCATCGTTGAGAACTCGATTGATTCTGTCATTCGGAATCGAAATAACGCCATCCTGGTTACCAGTTTTGTGCGCAACCGCCTCGACCGGCAACTCTTCCTCGTGCGGGAAGTTCTTCGAGACTGGATTTGGGCCATGAAAGCGAAGCTGGCGCATCAGCAGGACGCAGCCCGCGCTGCCAGTGGGCAGCAGGAGAGCATTGAGCCATCGACGGCTCGAGACCTCACGTTGCACGCCGTCAGCCAAGACGCGGGTGGTGCCTGTACCGAGAAGTGCAGCGATGAGGGAGGTGAGAGTTTGGTGCCACCGTACTCGACGCCGTCGGCTGCGCGCATTCACAGAAGTGAAAGCATACCGATGCAGATTGGCCATATCGACACACCCATTCGCAGCGGGGACCCTATTCACGTCGACCCTGATGGCAACGTTTCGCTACGTGAGGAGATCGCCAAAcgtgctgcgtcggcgccgtGCTGTCCCGCCGCTCGTGCTGTTTCAGGGTcagccgtggtgcagcgTGCCACCCTTCGCCCGCTCAGCGCCATGGCGCGTCGCGCATCTGACATTGTGGAGTTCCTGCGGCATCATCGACTCATCCTTCCAGACTCCAACTTCCTTCGTTTCCAGCTTACGGCCGAGGTCATGAAGAAGCTGCAAACCACTGAGGCTGCCCTTATCGCCGCCGCTCTTCCCCCGTCGCCGGCGGCAATCGAGCCCGCGGACGCGCAGGTGGTGCGCACCCTCGGTGGTGTGTCTGGTTCTCGTACAACCCGAGGCGGGAGTGCACTGCCGAACGTgacgcccccttcccccgctACCGCGGCAAACTCGGCAGGAGTACCATCCAAAATGCTGCGCTCCGGCACTGTTGGCCGTGCGCTTCCTAACGGGGGCGTGGCTTCCGTGGGCGGTGTCACTGCAGACGCGGCGCGACTGCGTACTTCTATGAAGGAGGTGGGAACGGCGACGATCTCGACGCCTCCGCCTGCAGGATCCGCGGCACGAACCACTCCGGACAGCCACCTCGGCTCTCCGGCACCCAACAGCGTGGCTTGTTGGTCCGAAACTCACTGTGATCCTGTTCGATTGCAGCGCACAGTATCGGTGGCATCCAAGAGACTAGTGACAAGGGAGACATag
- a CDS encoding beta tubulin (TriTrypDB/GeneDB-style sysID: LpmP.33.0860~partially sequenced multicopy gene) has protein sequence SDTVVEPYNTTLSVHQLVENSDESMCIDNEALYDICFRTLKLTTPTFGDLNHLVAAVMSGVTCCLRFPGQLNSDLRKLAVNLVPFPRLHFFMMGFAPLTSRGSQQYRGLSVAELTQQMFDAKNMMQAADPRHGRYLTASALFRGRMSTKEVDEQMLNVQNKNSSYFIEWIPNNIKSSICDIPPKGLKMSVTFIGNNTCIQEMFRRVGEQFTGMFRRKAFLHWYTGEGMDEMEFTEAESNMNDLVSEYQQYQDATVEEEGEYDEEEEAY, from the coding sequence TGTCGGATACGGTGGTCGAGCCGTACAACAccactctctctgtgcaccaGCTGGTGGAGAACTCCGACGAGTCGATGTGCATCGATAACGAGGCGCTGTATGATATTTGCTTCCGCACGCTGAAGCTGACGACGCCGACGTTCGGTGACCTGAACcacctcgtcgctgctgtgatGTCTGGCGTGACCTGCTGCCTGCGCTTCCCCGGCCAGCTGAACTCTGACCTGCGCAAGCTTGCCGTGAACCTCGTGCCGTTCCCGCGCCTGCACTTCTTCATGATGGGCTTCGCGCCGCTGACGAGCCGCGGCTCGCAGCAGTACCGCGGCCTGTCCGTCGCGGAGCTGACGCAGCAGATGTTTGACGCCAAGAACATGATGCAGGCCGCCGACCCGCGCCACGGCCGCTACCTCACCGCGTCCGCGCTGTTCCGCGGCCGCATGTCGACGAAGGAGGTCGACGAGCAGATGCTGAACGTGCAGAACAAGAACTCCAGCTACTTCATCGAGTGGATCCCGAACAACATCAAGTCCTCCATCTGCGATATCCCGCCCAAGGGCCTCAAGATGTCCGTCACCTTCATCGGCAACAACACCTGCATCCAGGAGATGTTCCGCCGCGTCGGCGAGCAGTTCACCGGCATGTTCCGCCGCAAGGCCTTCCTCCACTGGTACACCGGTGAGGGCATGGACGAGATGGAGTTCACCGAGGCCGAGTCCAACATGAACGACCTTGTCTCCGAGTACCAGCAGTACCAGGACGCGaccgtcgaggaggagggcgagtacgacgaggaggaggaggcctACTAG